One Formosa agariphila KMM 3901 genomic window, AGACAAAGCCATTTATAACGAATTCGATTTAAACGTTGCTTTAAAATTTTAAGTACCTAATTCAAATTGCTAATAGCAGCGAGTGATGGAGAAACATCCTGTAGTGTTTGTATTAATTTACTGACCTACAGGATTTCTCTTTTGTAATTTTCTCAAAAAAAATTTGATAACTAAAATTACATTCCTATATTTGAATCAGATAATTAGAAAATGAATTCAAATTTAAACTTTACTTGGTGGTGGAACGCTCGAAACTCAATCTTCGTGAACTAAACCTATTGTATATTTTAAACTCAAAATAACAAGGCTTGTCATTCACGACAAGCCTTTTTTTATTACAAAAAAATGAAACAATTTAAACTCACAACACATTACAAAAAAATATTAGCCGATACTATTACACCGGTAAGTATTTATTTAAAAATTAGAGATCGTTTCCCTAATAGCCTTTTACTTGAAAGTAGCGATTACCATGCTAACGATAACAGTTTCTCGTACATCTGCTGTAATCCGATTGCCTCAATAAAAGTCCAAAACGAAAAGATTACTCAAGAGTTTCCTAATGGTGAAATCATTTCTCAACCTATTACAGAACGCGGTAGGGTTACAGAAGAAATTCACAACTTTACCAAACGTTTTAAAACAGACGAGAATGAAGAGTTTAAATTTATAAATAATGGTATTTTTGGATATATAGGGTATGATGCCGTTCGCTATTTTGAAGATATCGATATTACTAAAAAAGATAAGGTTTTAGGTATTCCAGATATATATTATGCCGTGTACCAAAACATAATTGCGATTAATCATTTTAATAACGAAGCTTATATTTTTGCACATTGTTACGATGGCGAGAATAATATCGATGATTTAAATCAGCTTATAAAGTCAAATCAATTCGCCACCTACCAATTTACTCCAGAAGACGATATTGCTTCCAACTTAACAGACGAAGAATATAAAAAGAATGTGGTTTTAGCCAAACAACATTGTGCTAGAGGCGATGTTTTTCAATTGGTATTATCTAAAAAATTCTCTCAAGAGTTTAAAGGAGACGACTTTAATGTCTATCGCGCCTTAAGAAGTATTAACCCATCTCCTTACCTATTCTATTTTGATTACGGAACCTTTAAAATCTTCGGAAGTTCTCCAGAAGCACAATTGGTTGTACAAGATGGTAATGCCGAAATTCACCCTATTGCAGGAACATTTAAGCGTACAGGTAATGATGAACAAGATGCCGAACTTGCTAAAAAATTAGCAAAAGATGATAAAGAAAATGCCGAACATGTCATGCTTGTCGATTTGGCACGAAACGATTTAAGTCGTCACGGAAGCCAAGTTACTGTAGATACGTATCGCGAAGTGCAATTCTTTTCGCACGTCATTCACTTAGTAAGTAAAGTTATTGGTAAAAAACATGCCGACACAATTACCATGCAAGTAGTTGCAGACACATTTCCTGCAGGAACATTAAGTGGTGCACCTAAGCATAAAGCGATGCAACTGATTGAAAAATACGAAAAAACAAGTCGTGAATTTTACGGAGGAGCAATCGGGTTTATGGATTTTAACGGAAACTTTAATCATGCAATTATGATTAGAACGTTTTTAAGTAAAGACCATAAACTACATTGGCAAGCGGGAGCAGGAATCGTTTCTAAATCGAAACCAGAAGACGAATTACAAGAAGTTTACAATAAACTAGGTGCTTTAACCAAGGCTATAGATTTAGCTAAAAATATTTAATAGTGTACAAAATGAAACATATATTAGTTATAGATAATTACGACAGTTTTACTTACAATTTGGTACATTATTTAGAAGATTTAGGATGCCAAGTTACTGTAAAACGAAATGATAAAATTGATTTAGACGAGGTTGCAAATTTCGATAAAATTGTATTATCTCCCGGCCCAGGAATTCCTGATGAAGCCGGATTATTAAAAGACATTATTAGAACCTACGCACCAACTAAAAGTATTTTAGGCGTGTGTTTAGGTCAGCAAGCAATGGCCGAAGTTTTTGGCGGAAGCATTGAAAACCTAGATAATGTGTATCACGGTGTAGCTACAAATGTTACGTTATGTGTAGACGACGAAAAACTATTTGATGGTTTCGACAAGACCTTCCCTGTAGGGCGCTATCATTCCTGGGTCGTATCTAATAAATTACCAGATGTACTAGAAGCGACGTCGTTCGATGAAAACGGACAAATTATGTCGCTACGTCACAGAACTTACGATGTTCGTGGGGTTCAATATCACCCAGAGTCGGTGTTGACACCTAACGGAAAACAAATGCTTAAAAACTGGATAAATAGCTAATTATGAAACAGATACTTAACAGACTTATAAACGATGAGCACATCTCGAAAGAAGAAGCAAAACGTGTGCTAGTCAACATCTCGCATGGTGAATATAACCAAAGTCAGATTGCCTCATTTTTAACGGTGTATATGATGCGTAGCATTACTACAGACGAGTTAGAAGGTTTTAGAGATGCGCTTTTAGAGTTATGCTTGGCGGTAGATTTATCCGGTTATAACACTATAGATTTATGCGGTACTGGAGGTGACGGGAAAAACACATTTAACGTGTCTACATTAGCTTCTTTTGTTACAGCAGGAGCAGGCGTACATGTTACTAAACACGGAAATTACGGAGTCTCTTCCATTTCTGGTTCTAGTAACGTTATGGAACATTTAGGAATTAAATTCACTAACGATGCTGGCTTCTTAGAAAACAGTTTAGAAAAAGCGGGGATTTGTGTGTTGCACGCGCCTCTATTTCATCCAGCTATGAAAAATGTTGCTCCAATTCGTAGAGAATTAGGCGTAAAAACGTTCTTTAATATGTTAGGGCCAATGGTAAACCCTGCGTTTCCAAAAAACCAATTGGTTGGTGTCTTTAATTTAGAATTAGCCAGACTATACGGTTATTTATATCAGAAAACAGACAAGAATTTTACCATTCTACACGCTTTAGATGGATACGATGAAATTTCGTTAACCAGTGAAACAAAAGTCATTTCCAATCATTCTGAAACCATGTTATCTCCTGAAGATTTCGGAGTACAAAAAATAAAACAATCAGATATTTTTGGTGGTGATACCATTAAAGATGCAGCAGATATTTTTATGAATATTCTCCAAGGAAACGGAACAGAAGCTCAAAACAATACGGTTTGCGCAAATGCCGCTATGGCCATAAAAACGGTAAAAGACACATCGATAACCGATAGTTTTGCCGCTGCTAAGGAATCTTTACAATCTGGAGAAGCCTTAAAACGATTCAAAACATTAGTCCATTTAAGTGCATAATACTATGAATATTTTAGATAAAATTGTCGCCGATAAACGCAAAGAAGTTGCTTTAAGAAAATCGCTTATTCCTGTAAAGCAATTAGAGCAATCTATATTATTTACACGAACTACAAATTCTTTAGCAACGGCCTTGAAGACTAGCACAAGTGGAATTATTGCAGAACATAAACGTCGTTCTCCTTCAAAATCGGTCATCAACCACAATTTAAATGTGTTTGATGTTGCAAAAGGTTACGAAGATGCTGGAGTTTGCGGGATGTCTGTTTTAACCGATGGTAAATATTTTGGAGGAAGTTTAGACGATTTACTTACCGCGCGTGCCAGTTGCAATTTGCCATTACTTCGCAAAGAATTCATCATAGACACCTATCAAATTATTGAAGCTAAAGCTTACGGTGCAGATGTAATTTTACTTATTGCTGCTATTTTAACGCGTGAGGAAATTAAAACGTTTTCAGAATTAGCGAAAAGCTTAAATCTAGATGTGCTTTTAGAAGTGCATAACGAAGAGGAACTTCATAAATCGATAATGCCAAGTATAGACATGCTTGGTGTAAACAATAGAAATTTAAAAACGTTTGAAGTCTCATTAGAGATTAGTAAAGCGTTAAGCACATTAATTCCTAACGATTTTGTAAAAGTGTCTGAAAGCGGTATTAGCAATATCGAAGCCATTAAAATACTACAACCATATGGTTATAAAGGGTTCTTAATTGGTGAAAATTTTATGAAGACCGATAATGCAGGAGCAAGCGCAACTGCATTTATAAACGCCTTAAACCAATAGTAATGAAACTAAAAGTTTGTGGCATGAAATTCCCCGATAACATAAATGCAATAGCTAGTCTACAGCCAGATTATCTCGGGTTTATTTTTTACGATAAGTCGGCACGGTTTATTAGTACAGAGATTCCAAACGTTCCAAAAGCGATTAAGAAAGTTGGAGTTTTTGTTAATGCTTCGGCAGACACCGTAGTCACAACTGTTCTAAAAAACAATTTACAAGCTGTTCAACTTCATGGAGAGGAAGCGGTGGACTACTGCAAAACGATAAAGGAACAGCTCCCAAATATTGAAATCATTAAAGTATTTTCCATCAAGGATGAATTTAATTTTGATGTTTTAGAACCATTTGAAACCGTATGCGATTATTTCCTTTTCGATACAAAAGGTAAACTTCCTGGCGGGAATGGATATACTTTCAATTGGAATATTCTAAAGAAGTATCCTTCAACAAAACCATATTTTTTAAGTGGAGGCATTGGAGATTCTGAAATAGAACCTATTTTAGAATTTTCAACAAGTAAAGCATCAAAATATTGTTATGCCATTGATGTAAATAGTAAATTTGAAATCGAGCCAGGTCTCAAAGATTTTGAACGTTTAGAACAATTTAAAAAGCAATTATTTAGCAACCTAGCTGCAAAACAACATACCATGAGTTACAATATAAATGAGAAAGGATATTATGGCGAATTTGGAGGTGCTTACATCCCGGAAATGCTATATCCTAACGTTGAAGAGTTACGCCAAAACTATTTAAAAATTATGGCTGAACCTTCATTTAAAGAAGAGTTCGACCAGTTACTAAAAGATTATGTTGGGCGACCATCTCCGCTATATTTCGCAAAACGATTAAGCGAAAAATACAATACTAAAATCTATCTTAAACGTGAAGATTTAAACCATACAGGTGCACATAAAATTAATAATACTATCGGTCAGATTTTAATGGCCAATCGCTTAGGTAAGAAACGTATTATTGCCGAAACGGGTGCTGGACAACATGGTGTGGCAACGGCAACGGTTTGTGCGCTTATGGGCTTAGAATGTATTGTGTATATGGGGGAAATAGATATCGCTAGACAAGCTCCAAACGTAGCACGTATGAAAATGTTAGGTGCATCTGTTATTCCGGCATTATCTGGTAGTCGTACGTTAAAAGATGCAACTAATGAAGCGATTCGTGATTGGATTAACAATCCGGTAGATACGCATTATATTATTGGAAGTGTTGTTGGACCTCATCCCTATCCGGATATGGTAGCACGTTTTCAATCTGTAGTGTCTCAAGAAATGGAATGGCAATTACAAGAAAAAGAAGGCCGTACTAAACCAGACCATGTTATTGCTTGTGTTGGTGGTGGTAGTAATGCTGCAGGTGCTTTTTACCAGTATTTAGATGAAACCGATGTCAATCTAATTGCTGTAGAAGCGGCTGGTTTAGGCGTAGATTCTGGCGAAAGTGCAGCAACCTCAGCTTTAGGAAGAGAAGGTATTATTCACGGAAGTAAAACCTTACTCATGCAAACCGACGACGGACAAATAACTGAACCGTATTCTATTTCTGCTGGTTTAGATTACCCTGGTGTTGGCCCAATGCATGCTAACTTATTTGCTACTGGTCGTGCAGAATTTATCTCCATAACAGATGATGAAGCTATGAACGCTGGAATGGAACTTTGTCAGTTAGAAGGTATTATTCCTGCGATTGAAAGTTCTCATGCTTTGGCCGTATTTAAAAACAGAAAATTCGAGCCAGAAGAGGTCGTTGTATTAAGTTTATCTGGTCGTGGTGATAAGGATTTACAGAACTATATTGATTATTTTAAAATCTAGATTTTTTCATTTCCGCGTAGGCGGAAATCTCATCACCTTTTTATGCATGTTTATTACGTTTACATATTAACCAATAAAAACCATACCGTCCTATATATAGGTCGTACAAAACAATTAAAAGTAAGATTAATTCAACATAAAAACAACAGTATAAAAACCTTTACAGGAAGATATAATGTATATAAATTAGTCTATTTTGAAACTACGAA contains:
- a CDS encoding anthranilate synthase component I family protein, with protein sequence MKQFKLTTHYKKILADTITPVSIYLKIRDRFPNSLLLESSDYHANDNSFSYICCNPIASIKVQNEKITQEFPNGEIISQPITERGRVTEEIHNFTKRFKTDENEEFKFINNGIFGYIGYDAVRYFEDIDITKKDKVLGIPDIYYAVYQNIIAINHFNNEAYIFAHCYDGENNIDDLNQLIKSNQFATYQFTPEDDIASNLTDEEYKKNVVLAKQHCARGDVFQLVLSKKFSQEFKGDDFNVYRALRSINPSPYLFYFDYGTFKIFGSSPEAQLVVQDGNAEIHPIAGTFKRTGNDEQDAELAKKLAKDDKENAEHVMLVDLARNDLSRHGSQVTVDTYREVQFFSHVIHLVSKVIGKKHADTITMQVVADTFPAGTLSGAPKHKAMQLIEKYEKTSREFYGGAIGFMDFNGNFNHAIMIRTFLSKDHKLHWQAGAGIVSKSKPEDELQEVYNKLGALTKAIDLAKNI
- a CDS encoding anthranilate synthase component II, giving the protein MKHILVIDNYDSFTYNLVHYLEDLGCQVTVKRNDKIDLDEVANFDKIVLSPGPGIPDEAGLLKDIIRTYAPTKSILGVCLGQQAMAEVFGGSIENLDNVYHGVATNVTLCVDDEKLFDGFDKTFPVGRYHSWVVSNKLPDVLEATSFDENGQIMSLRHRTYDVRGVQYHPESVLTPNGKQMLKNWINS
- the trpD gene encoding anthranilate phosphoribosyltransferase; translated protein: MKQILNRLINDEHISKEEAKRVLVNISHGEYNQSQIASFLTVYMMRSITTDELEGFRDALLELCLAVDLSGYNTIDLCGTGGDGKNTFNVSTLASFVTAGAGVHVTKHGNYGVSSISGSSNVMEHLGIKFTNDAGFLENSLEKAGICVLHAPLFHPAMKNVAPIRRELGVKTFFNMLGPMVNPAFPKNQLVGVFNLELARLYGYLYQKTDKNFTILHALDGYDEISLTSETKVISNHSETMLSPEDFGVQKIKQSDIFGGDTIKDAADIFMNILQGNGTEAQNNTVCANAAMAIKTVKDTSITDSFAAAKESLQSGEALKRFKTLVHLSA
- the trpC gene encoding indole-3-glycerol phosphate synthase TrpC; the encoded protein is MNILDKIVADKRKEVALRKSLIPVKQLEQSILFTRTTNSLATALKTSTSGIIAEHKRRSPSKSVINHNLNVFDVAKGYEDAGVCGMSVLTDGKYFGGSLDDLLTARASCNLPLLRKEFIIDTYQIIEAKAYGADVILLIAAILTREEIKTFSELAKSLNLDVLLEVHNEEELHKSIMPSIDMLGVNNRNLKTFEVSLEISKALSTLIPNDFVKVSESGISNIEAIKILQPYGYKGFLIGENFMKTDNAGASATAFINALNQ
- the trpB gene encoding tryptophan synthase subunit beta, which encodes MSYNINEKGYYGEFGGAYIPEMLYPNVEELRQNYLKIMAEPSFKEEFDQLLKDYVGRPSPLYFAKRLSEKYNTKIYLKREDLNHTGAHKINNTIGQILMANRLGKKRIIAETGAGQHGVATATVCALMGLECIVYMGEIDIARQAPNVARMKMLGASVIPALSGSRTLKDATNEAIRDWINNPVDTHYIIGSVVGPHPYPDMVARFQSVVSQEMEWQLQEKEGRTKPDHVIACVGGGSNAAGAFYQYLDETDVNLIAVEAAGLGVDSGESAATSALGREGIIHGSKTLLMQTDDGQITEPYSISAGLDYPGVGPMHANLFATGRAEFISITDDEAMNAGMELCQLEGIIPAIESSHALAVFKNRKFEPEEVVVLSLSGRGDKDLQNYIDYFKI
- a CDS encoding GIY-YIG nuclease family protein, which produces MHVYYVYILTNKNHTVLYIGRTKQLKVRLIQHKNNSIKTFTGRYNVYKLVYFETTKYINNAIKRERQLKKWNREWKINLINGLNPDWKDLSEYI